The following proteins are co-located in the Pseudomonas fluorescens genome:
- the ltaE gene encoding low-specificity L-threonine aldolase has protein sequence MSVIDLRSDTVTQPTPGMLDAMATAVSGDDVYGEDPSVNHLEAELAERLGFEAALFVPTGTMSNLLALMAHCERGEEYIVGQQAHTYKYEGGGAAVLGSIQPQPLEVQADGCLDLDQVLAAIKPDDFHFARTRLLALENTMQGKVLPLEYLAKARAFTQAHGLALHLDGARIYNAAVKLGVPAREIAQHFDSVSVCLSKGLGAPVGSVLCGSTALIAKARRLRKMVGGGMRQAGSLAAAGLYALDHQVQRLADDHANAQWLGDALRQAGYAVEPVQTNMVYVQIGDQAQALKAFAAERGIKLSAAPRLRMVTHLDVSRAQIEQVVQTFVEFSRK, from the coding sequence ATGTCTGTGATCGACCTGCGTAGCGACACCGTGACCCAACCCACCCCCGGCATGCTCGACGCGATGGCCACTGCCGTCAGCGGCGACGATGTCTACGGCGAAGACCCCAGCGTCAACCATTTGGAGGCCGAGTTGGCCGAGCGCCTGGGCTTCGAGGCGGCGTTGTTCGTGCCCACCGGCACCATGAGCAACTTGCTGGCGTTGATGGCCCACTGTGAACGCGGCGAGGAATACATCGTCGGGCAACAAGCCCATACCTACAAATATGAAGGCGGCGGTGCGGCCGTCCTCGGTTCGATCCAGCCGCAGCCGCTGGAGGTGCAGGCAGACGGCTGCCTTGACCTGGACCAGGTGTTGGCGGCGATCAAACCCGATGACTTCCACTTCGCCCGCACCCGCCTGCTGGCGCTGGAAAACACCATGCAGGGCAAGGTGCTGCCGCTGGAGTACCTGGCGAAGGCGCGTGCGTTCACGCAGGCACACGGCCTTGCGCTGCATCTGGATGGCGCGCGTATTTATAACGCGGCGGTCAAGCTTGGCGTGCCGGCGCGGGAGATTGCCCAGCATTTCGATTCCGTGTCGGTGTGCCTGTCCAAAGGCCTGGGTGCGCCAGTGGGTTCGGTGTTGTGCGGTTCCACGGCCTTGATCGCCAAGGCGCGCCGCTTGCGCAAGATGGTCGGCGGCGGTATGCGTCAGGCCGGTTCCCTGGCGGCAGCGGGGCTGTATGCGCTGGATCATCAGGTGCAGCGCCTGGCCGATGACCACGCCAATGCCCAATGGCTGGGGGATGCGTTGCGCCAGGCCGGTTACGCGGTGGAGCCGGTTCAGACCAACATGGTGTACGTGCAGATCGGCGACCAGGCTCAGGCCTTGAAGGCGTTTGCTGCCGAGCGCGGGATCAAGTTGAGCGCCGCGCCGCGCCTGCGCATGGTCACTCATCTGGACGTCAGCCGGGCGCAGATCGAGCAGGTCGTGCAGACATTTGTCGAGTTTTCCCGAAAATGA
- the astE gene encoding succinylglutamate desuccinylase, which translates to MLALGKLLELTLAGREPAQKIQLTVDGVQMRWLSEGALEVRPPQALDNGSDVLLSSGIHGNETAPIELLDRLLHGIARGEIKPRARILFLFGNPEAMRRGERYLELDVNRLFNGRHEQNIGPEAMRAAELEQLARTFFSLPGRSRLHYDLHTAIRGSKIEQFALYPWKDGRRHSRHELARLCAAGMQAVLLQSKTSITFTAFTYEQLEAEAFTLELGKARPFGHNQGVDVSRLETRLKQIIEGTEPETESLDGLQLFAVSREVIKHSDAFLLHLPADVENFSPLAKGYLLAEDVAKTRWVIEEEGARIIFPNPKVKNGLRAGILIVPTTDAGLA; encoded by the coding sequence ATGCTCGCCCTCGGCAAATTGCTTGAACTGACCCTCGCCGGTCGTGAACCGGCGCAAAAAATTCAACTGACTGTCGACGGCGTGCAGATGCGCTGGCTCAGCGAGGGCGCACTTGAAGTGCGCCCGCCGCAGGCCTTGGACAACGGCAGCGACGTGCTGCTGTCATCCGGCATCCATGGCAACGAAACGGCGCCGATCGAACTGCTCGACCGCCTGTTGCATGGCATCGCCCGTGGCGAGATCAAACCCCGCGCCCGTATTCTGTTCCTGTTCGGTAACCCCGAGGCCATGCGCCGCGGCGAGCGTTACCTGGAATTGGACGTCAACCGGCTGTTCAACGGCCGTCATGAACAAAACATCGGCCCGGAGGCCATGCGCGCCGCCGAGCTTGAGCAACTGGCCCGCACCTTTTTCAGCCTGCCCGGCCGTTCGCGCCTGCATTACGACCTGCACACCGCCATTCGCGGTTCGAAGATCGAGCAGTTTGCGCTGTACCCGTGGAAAGATGGGCGACGCCATTCGCGCCACGAACTGGCGCGTCTGTGCGCTGCCGGCATGCAGGCTGTGCTGCTGCAGAGCAAGACCTCCATCACCTTTACGGCGTTTACCTACGAGCAGTTGGAGGCCGAAGCCTTCACGCTGGAACTGGGCAAGGCGCGGCCGTTCGGGCATAACCAAGGCGTGGATGTGTCCCGCCTGGAAACCCGGCTCAAGCAGATCATCGAGGGCACCGAGCCCGAGACCGAGAGCCTGGATGGCTTGCAGCTGTTTGCCGTGTCCCGGGAAGTCATCAAGCACAGCGATGCATTCCTGCTGCATTTACCGGCGGACGTGGAAAACTTTTCGCCGTTGGCGAAGGGGTATCTGCTGGCCGAAGACGTGGCCAAGACCCGTTGGGTAATCGAGGAGGAGGGCGCCCGCATCATCTTCCCGAACCCGAAGGTGAAGAATGGTTTGCGCGCGGGGATATTGATCGTGCCGACCACGGATGCCGGGTTGGCATAA
- a CDS encoding 6,7-dimethyl-8-ribityllumazine synthase: MQPTAIDSKSKNHHGERVAFIQACWHKDIVDQSRKGFLAEMIAQGYQESDIDFFEVGGAFEMPLHAKLLAKTGRYAGIVAAALVVDGGIYRHEFVAQSVVSGLMQVQLETEVPVFSVSLTPHHFHAGSEHHTFFYEHFVHKGQEAARTCADTLHKVRAIRRSEPRAVAV, translated from the coding sequence ATGCAACCCACCGCAATCGACAGCAAAAGCAAAAACCACCACGGCGAGCGCGTCGCGTTTATCCAGGCCTGCTGGCACAAGGATATTGTCGACCAATCCCGTAAAGGCTTCCTCGCCGAAATGATCGCCCAGGGCTACCAGGAATCGGACATCGATTTCTTCGAAGTCGGCGGCGCCTTTGAAATGCCCCTGCACGCCAAGCTGCTGGCCAAGACCGGCCGTTACGCCGGTATCGTTGCCGCCGCGCTGGTGGTGGACGGCGGCATCTACCGTCACGAATTCGTCGCCCAGTCCGTCGTCAGCGGCCTGATGCAGGTTCAGTTGGAAACCGAAGTGCCGGTGTTCTCGGTGTCCCTGACCCCGCACCATTTCCACGCCGGCAGCGAACACCACACGTTCTTCTACGAGCACTTCGTGCACAAGGGCCAGGAAGCTGCGCGCACCTGCGCCGACACCCTGCACAAGGTCCGCGCGATCCGTCGCAGTGAGCCACGGGCCGTAGCCGTTTAA